In Macadamia integrifolia cultivar HAES 741 chromosome 5, SCU_Mint_v3, whole genome shotgun sequence, a single window of DNA contains:
- the LOC122078725 gene encoding uncharacterized protein LOC122078725, protein MSSTSRAWIVVASIGAVEVFKDQGFCRWNNALRSLHQHAKNNFRSLSQAKRLPSSSSSMAMTKKLILSDEKMKQSEESLRKVMYFSCWGPN, encoded by the coding sequence ATGAGTTCGACGAGTAGAGCTTGGATTGTGGTTGCAAGCATTGGGGCTGTTGAAGTATTCAAGGATCAAGGGTTTTGTAGATGGAATAACGCCTTGAGATCCCTCCATCAACACGCCAAGAACAATTTCAGATCTCTTTCTCAAGCTAAAAGacttccctcttcctcttcttcaatggCGATGACTAAGAAGTTGATTCTCAGCGATGAAAAGATGAAGCAATCCGAAGAATCTCTCAGAAAAGTTATGTACTTCAGCTGTTGGGGTCCCAATTGA
- the LOC122078414 gene encoding uncharacterized protein LOC122078414, protein MPKVVANKSKIEYPTKEYAKTETEMPKSSVDYLAPEMKKLKTEVTKWETETEKLVAKHFAEIAEWETEKDRIEAKHMAEIGKRKAKKAKVEAKHLTEVRQWKTKKAKIEAQLSNIKSKIANQDKIMAQLSKTKSKIAKKQEIMCRSSQSYWS, encoded by the exons ATGCCGAAAGTAGTGGCTAATAAGTCTAAAATAGAGTATCCGACGAAAGAATATGCGAAGACAGAGACGGAGATGCCGAAGTCATCTGTAGATTATTTGGCGCCGGAGATGAAGAAGTTAAAGACGGAGGTCACGAAATGGGAGACGGAGACGGAGAAATTAGTGGCTAAGCATTTCGCAGAGATAGCGGAGTGGGAAACGGAAAAGGATAGAATAGAGGCTAAGCATATGGCAGAGATAGGGAAGCGGAAGGCGAAGAAAGCGAAAGTAGAGGCTAAGCATTTGACAGAGGTAAGGCAATGGAAGACGAAGAAGGCGAAAATAGAGGCTCAGCTGTCCAATATAAAGTCGAAGATTGCCAATCAGGATAAGATTATGGCTCAGCTATCGAAGACAAAGTCGAAGATTGCCAAAAAACAAGAG ATTATGTGTCGGAGCTCGCAAAGTTACTGGAGCTGA